In one Magallana gigas chromosome 9, xbMagGiga1.1, whole genome shotgun sequence genomic region, the following are encoded:
- the LOC117680377 gene encoding WW domain-containing oxidoreductase-like isoform X2 — protein MGGTPSLFTVPLTTDRVVLVTGGNTGIGYETSKWIAMMGARVIIACRSEERAKNAIEKMQKEFEEEKAKGTAGICSKERLDVEFMALDLASLNSVENFIETFKSKETKLHLLLCNAGIAMHPLEYTEDGFEIMFQVNYLGHFLLVTKLLPIMLDSGKDCRIVLVSSEAYLTSSFDLEKAQGKQHTKETFHRLQYYGNSKLYQIMQMYCLNRRLQKTNVTVNSIHPGIVDTEITRSFSDLGMWKMFFQISKIIGQLNNGIHE, from the exons ATGGGAGGGACGCCATCACTCTTCACAGTACCCCTGACTACTGACCGAGTCGTTCTTGTTACCGGGGGAAATACGG GTATTGGATATGAAACGTCGAAATGGATAGCCATGATGGGGGCTAGAGTAATAATCGCATGCAGATCTGAGGAGCGAGCTAAAAAT GCAATAGAAAAAATGCAGAAGGAATTTGAGGAGGAAAAAGCAAAAGGCACAGCAGGAATTTGTTCGAAAGAGAGACTCGACGTGGAATTCATGGCTCTAGACCTTGCATCCCTTAACTCAGTTGAAAACTTCATAGAAACATTCAAGTCTAAAGAAACTAAACTCCATTTGTTACTTTGTAATGCCGGAATTGCAATGCATCCACTAG AATATACAGAAGATGGTTTTGAAATTATGTTTCAG gTGAATTATCTCGGACACTTTCTCTTGGTAACCAAGTTGTTACCAATTATGCTGGATTCAGGCAAAGACTGTAGAATAGTCTTGGTTTCCAGTGAGGCGTATCTAACCTCTAGTTTCGATTTAGAGAAAGCCCAGGGAAAACAACACACAAAGGAAACCTTTCATAGACTTCAGTACTATgggaattcaaaattatatcag ATAATGCAGATGTATTGCTTGAACAGGCGTCTCCAAAAGACAAATGTAACCGTCAACAGTATACATCCGGGCATTGTTGATACTGAAATCACCAGAAGCTTCAGTGACCTCGGAATGTGGAAAATGTTTTTCCAGATATCGAAAATCATAG GTCAACTAAACAATGGTATTCACGAATAA
- the LOC117680377 gene encoding retinol dehydrogenase 12-like isoform X1, whose translation MGGTPSLFTVPLTTDRVVLVTGGNTGIGYETSKWIAMMGARVIIACRSEERAKNAIEKMQKEFEEEKAKGTAGICSKERLDVEFMALDLASLNSVENFIETFKSKETKLHLLLCNAGIAMHPLEYTEDGFEIMFQVNYLGHFLLVTKLLPIMLDSGKDCRIVLVSSEAYLTSSFDLEKAQGKQHTKETFHRLQYYGNSKLYQIMQMYCLNRRLQKTNVTVNSIHPGIVDTEITRSFSDLGMWKMFFQISKIIGMTKTPFEGAKPLINIALNPYYKDTRDAYYIDMRIQQANSLARNQEKQEALWKYSLDCLQKYLKPEDVDKIEKL comes from the exons ATGGGAGGGACGCCATCACTCTTCACAGTACCCCTGACTACTGACCGAGTCGTTCTTGTTACCGGGGGAAATACGG GTATTGGATATGAAACGTCGAAATGGATAGCCATGATGGGGGCTAGAGTAATAATCGCATGCAGATCTGAGGAGCGAGCTAAAAAT GCAATAGAAAAAATGCAGAAGGAATTTGAGGAGGAAAAAGCAAAAGGCACAGCAGGAATTTGTTCGAAAGAGAGACTCGACGTGGAATTCATGGCTCTAGACCTTGCATCCCTTAACTCAGTTGAAAACTTCATAGAAACATTCAAGTCTAAAGAAACTAAACTCCATTTGTTACTTTGTAATGCCGGAATTGCAATGCATCCACTAG AATATACAGAAGATGGTTTTGAAATTATGTTTCAG gTGAATTATCTCGGACACTTTCTCTTGGTAACCAAGTTGTTACCAATTATGCTGGATTCAGGCAAAGACTGTAGAATAGTCTTGGTTTCCAGTGAGGCGTATCTAACCTCTAGTTTCGATTTAGAGAAAGCCCAGGGAAAACAACACACAAAGGAAACCTTTCATAGACTTCAGTACTATgggaattcaaaattatatcag ATAATGCAGATGTATTGCTTGAACAGGCGTCTCCAAAAGACAAATGTAACCGTCAACAGTATACATCCGGGCATTGTTGATACTGAAATCACCAGAAGCTTCAGTGACCTCGGAATGTGGAAAATGTTTTTCCAGATATCGAAAATCATAG gAATGACGAAAACTCCGTTTGAAGGTGCTAAACCTTTGATCAATATAGCTTTAAATCCATACTATAAAGATACTAGAGATGCTTACTATATTGACATGAGAATCCAGCAGGCTAACAGTCTAGCAAG GAATCAAGAGAAGCAAGAAGCACTTTGGAAATACTCTCTAGATTGTCTACAAAAATACCTAAAGCCTGAAGATGTTGATAAGATAGAGAAATTATAG